CGCGTCTATCTGAACGAGGCCGACGCCAAGCGCGTGTTCGCCTACATCAGGAAGCTGCAGGAAAGCTCGCCGGTCTGGAATGCCGAGACCACCAACTGCACCGGCTTCATCGGCGACATCGCCGAGTACATGGGACTGAAGGTCCCCTATCGCTGGCAGCGCCCGGAAAACTTCGTCAACAGCCTGAAAGATTTGAACGGCGGCCGCCAGATGGTGCGGCTGTCGGCGGAGTAGCTGCTCGCCCCAACCACGCCGTCATTGCGAGTTGGGACCAGCATTGAGGGGCTGACGCGCGCTGGATGAAACTTTTCGGGGGTGGAGAGAGGCGGTAGATTGGGGCGCCGTCGGCAAAGAGGTCGATTACTCTCTGGTGCGTGAGAGCCCGGTTGCGAGTTGGACCCGGGTTGCCTGGATGACCCACACTGGCGCGGAGGGGCAACATGGCCCTGGAGCACGCTTCCTAGCATTCTTTTCTGACAGGCGCCTATGCCGCCGGCGCGAACTGTTGAGGAGAGCAGCATGGATATTCTGTACGAGCGGGTGGCTGGCCTGGATGTGCACAAGGACACGGTCGTGGCCTGTGTGCGGATCATGGTCGACGGCAAGGCGCAGCGGGAGTGCCGGACCTTTGCAGCCGCGACTGAACAGCTTGGGGAGCTGCGAAGGTGGCTGGAAGAAAGCCGGTGCACGCATGTGGCGATGGAGGCGACGGGCGTCTACTGGATGCCAGTGTTCCGAATCCTGGGCGAAGGCGCCTTTGAACTGATCGTCGCCAATGCCGCGCACATCAAGAATGTGCCGGGACGCAAGACCGACATGAACGATGCGATGTGGATCGCCGATCTGTTGGCCTGCGGGCTGATCAAGGGCAGCTTCATTCCGGAGGAGGAGGTTCAGGAGTTGCGCGCGCTGACGCGGACGCGCAAGCAGCTGGTTCGCGAGCAGACGCGGCACGTGCAGCGGATCGAGAAGACGCTGGCAGAAGCCAACATCAAGCTTGGCTCAGTGATCTCCGACATCATGGGCGCGAGCGGCCGGCGGATCATCCAGGCGATGATTGAGGGCGTGCGGCAGCCCAACAAGCTGGCCGAGCTAGCCGGCAAGCAGATCAAGGCCTCGCCGAAGGAGCTCTACGACGCGTTGCACGGGCGGCTGACGGA
This portion of the Bradyrhizobium diazoefficiens genome encodes:
- a CDS encoding IS110 family transposase, with amino-acid sequence MDILYERVAGLDVHKDTVVACVRIMVDGKAQRECRTFAAATEQLGELRRWLEESRCTHVAMEATGVYWMPVFRILGEGAFELIVANAAHIKNVPGRKTDMNDAMWIADLLACGLIKGSFIPEEEVQELRALTRTRKQLVREQTRHVQRIEKTLAEANIKLGSVISDIMGASGRRIIQAMIEGVRQPNKLAELAGKQIKASPKELYDALHGRLTDHHRFLLALHLQQRDGLDETIRKLDVEIAQRIECMEAEVNGGKIPFRHLIGLLTTIPGVSAVAAPAILSEIGADMSRFQTAGHLVAWTGLCPGQNESAGKRKSSRLRKGAPWLKTMLIQCAWAAKRTKNSYYRAQFFRLQAKRGPQKAICAVAASILTAIYHILKDGTEHRDLGAAYFDRRPTEVQASRLVARLKKLGFTVQLQPIAEAA